GGGATCGAACAAAACgcatattttcaaaaaaattctaCACTCATGAACTTCAAGAAAATGGTGATATTGATGTACAACAAGTTCGTTCATGCGATAATATGGCGGATATGCTTACAAAGTCACTACCTACATCGACATTTGAGAAACTGAGAAATAATATGGGTATACGCAGGTTAAAAAGTTTGCTACATCAAAATGTCAAAatgtgagacattttattcagggggaggttgtactctttttccttcttCAAGGTTTTTATCCCACTAGGTTTTTCCTTGCAAGGTTTTAATGAGGTAATCAATCTTTGCAATAACTCGCATTTGACAATCAAGGGGGagtgttaaaatatttgaataaatataaacTAATTGTCAAAGCATATCGAGGAAGTCTTTCAAATCTTACTGAGAAAGACTTGCACAGCTTCTTAAGAAAGAAACTTAATCACGAAGACTTGTAAAGTTTATCGAGtaagacttgtaaagcttatcaAGGAAATTTTATAATACTTAATGAAAAAGATTAGAATAGCTTATTTAATAGGACTTGTAAACCAACTACTATAAATAACTCATTTTACTAATGAAATGAGATACAACTTTCTCTCCATATCTTCTATTCTCCTATACTTCGTCTACAttaaacataactaatatttttAGTTAAGGTTTATAACACTTATCAATAACCCTCGCATGTAGTTGAAAAATACCTCTTTTCAAGTTGGCTTTTAAAACCAAGTCTCTTTTTGGTTTTTACTAATTAcacaaaaaatatttttaaaattggtCAAAAATCACTTTAAGCCGGTGCTCCAAACCCCAAACACCCTCCAACAATAACTCTTACAGATGATCGATCAGAAAAAGAACAGCATCTTCCTATGGCTTTGTCTAGATAAAAATTAAAATGAGGGGATCATAGTCCTTGCAAACCCAAGGAATAAATTATATGTAATCAAGAGAGAGTTGGATAATCCAGCCGGATAATTACAGAAGCTGCTTACAAATACAAATCACGAAAAAAATGAATAAAGGTCAAAAACCCATGACAAGTTTGAAaattgtgatataaatatattaCAACACATCTTTATTGCCAAAATTTAACCATTGCTGGCCAGGATCTCTTCAGTCAAGCTCAGCCTTTCTCTTCGGCCAAATACTTTTTCTCACCCCTATCACTGCCTCctgtcaaaattttaatttttcgaAAACCAGCTGTGCTGGCTGGCTCGCTTAGATTTTCTCGTGTATCAAGAATTGGTGCTCTCCACATATTCCATTGCCTTTCTCTTCACATATTCAATACGTTCTTCATCACCAAAAGATTTTTCATACTCTAGATACTTTTTGAACAAAAACTGCATCAAAAAGATAAATGTAATTACTAAAGCAAAGTATAGATAGTAGCCATCATATTAGTTGATAAACATATCAAGAGGTTATGTAAAATGATAATTATACAAACCTTCATCTTTTTTGGGGGAAGGCTCAAACTTATCGCCCTCTCGAATAATGAACGAGTAACATCCACGTCACCCAGTCGAATTTCCTGTTAAGAAAAAACAAATTAGATGCTAGGTGGAGACAGTTTCAGCCAACCCGGAAAGAGCTAGCTTACTTGATCAAGATAAATGCTCCACAAGTCTGTCCTTTTCGGGTACTCCCTTAGCATTCCCTCAAACATGGAACGTCCTCTATCAGGTACACCACTTTTGAATTCAAGTATTGCTGCCTGTGAGATGAACTTTATATGCTTATGCTTAGGAAGACTCAAAAGAGCACGGTTTACAAGGGGCTGAACACCATCCTGTTTTTTCTTTAAGAGTATCTGAATTCGCCTTAGCCAAACCTATATTTCAAAAAAAGAAGTGAATATTCGATATTCTTTAAAGGCGGTCTACAGCAGTTGCTAAATAGCACTTACCTTGCAAGAATGTTTAAACTTCTTCACCATTTTGTCAATAAGTTCGTCAGCCAACTTCTGCTGCTCCGGTCTTTCAGTTCTCTCGTACATTCCAAGCAAAGCAAGATGCACTTTTTTAGGATCACAATACTGCAATGCTCTCTGGAAAATTTTTGCAACAGCATCCTAGGGACAATATAAAACCCAGTGAGTGTGTAGAAATATATGGTCTTGATAGTGGAATCAAGAAAGAATTATATAGCATACCTCTGGTGGATTTCCATACTCATTCTCAAGATTAAAAAAAGCTACCCAGATATTTAGCTTTTCAGATTCTTCACGGATGTTAATTGTTCTCAGGGCCCTTTAGAGTTATATtccaaaaagaaaaaaaaagttaGAACTCACATCCTGAAAGGTCACAAACTACAACAGTTCCTGTTGCAATCTTTGTATCAATGCATCTGGAAGTTTGCACCAAAGATTCTCATGTAATTGTTCTCAACAGATAGAGCTATAGAGGCTAAGGCCCAAAAATTAAGAATATAAATAAACTGAACATAATATACATAATAACAGAAAAGATATAAAGATATTTTACATATTTACATTCCATTAGCTAAGCTAAACAAGGACATTCCACTAAGTAAGCTAGACAAGGATTAATTTGTTTTAAAAACTTACGTATACAGGAAAATCCAACTATGGtaattttcattaaaaatagttcCGGACCATAAATCCAGGGTTTAAGAGGAataaaaaattacatttttaagAGCTGTGgacaactgaatttcataatttagttttaatttacagatgtgtgtgtgtgtagaGAGAGAGAGGGGCAGCAATCCAATTCTTTTAAAATCCGTTGTACATTAACGCCACACTTGGTAAGTTGGTGACAGAAAATAACAGAAGAAAGAAGTGAGCATTCATTTGTTAACGGAAAGAATAAACCCTTGTTATACAGAATTAGGAATAGAAATTATATTTATATGTTCATAAAACATATCATTTTAACTTTTGATTTAATGATTTAATCCACCCGCGATTCATTCCAATTAAGCAGACACAACAAAAGTTCATGTAGCTGTAAAACAAAACTGCTTGTGAATCAAAACTTTGTACCTCTCAGCTATTGACCGGGCCTTCTCAACATCAGATAGAGAAATCATAAACTCCATATATTTTATCCAAAGAAAGCTGTTATTGGGGGAATTTCTAATAAGCTTTTCAAATTCATCAGCAGTCCTCGGTATATCTTCCTCAATCAGTCTTTCCTCAGCAGCACTGATTTCTAGTTCCCTGCAAAACAGTTCGGTGTGAGAAATACTTGAAGCTTCGAAAgctacatatctagttaaaacTGATCAAACTCCGTGGATGATAGTAATACCTCTCCTTTGCTTTTTTCTTTGCTAGTTTTTTTCTTTGATCCATGGTGTCGGTTTTATCAACATGCTCAAGCCTTTGACCATCTGCATTGATACTTACAGGGGAGTTCTCTGCATCATCTAGGGTAACCTCAAGCGGAAGTACAGAAGCCCTTGATTCCACTTTAGAAAGGACTGATGCCCTGGGTTCCACTTCAGATAGAACAAGAGCTTTCCCAGAAGCATCGTCGGACATTATATGCTCACCTTCTACAATAAAGTTCTCCTCGGAAGCATCATCAGACATTTGGTCTAATGGTGTTTGGATATGTGTATCATCACTCAAGTCTGAATCTTTCATCCCAAGAGAAATCCTATCTCTATCCCCGTCCACCTGGTAATAAGATGTAAATATACAAAATTTAAGGTGTCATGGCCGAAATTTGGAGCCTAATCAAACAGCATATAAGACAATGCACCTAAAATTTAACAGCTTAGGTACTGTCAAAAAAGAGTTTATTATTTATGTGATTTACAGCATACCTTCAATATTTTCGCTGTGACTCTATCTCCAGCTTTGTACTTGGCTTCAATATTCTTAGTATGCTCCTCAGGAAGCTGCGAAAGGTGGCATAGTCCAACCTACGCAAGGGAAATAGTCAAGCATTACTTAAAAGGAAGGATGTGCGCATACATCTGAGTATTTTAAGCATGATGGAGAGAAAAATGTTAAACAATAAGGCTGACTTCAGAAGAAGAcgattaaaaataattgaatacgAAAAATATTTAATCCACTTTACACAAATTACAGTGTTAGATACATGCCAAGTAGCTGTTAAAAATAAGAAGGTAATAGTTACTTACAATGTTTGACTGATCGATAGAGATAAACAAGCCGTACGCCACAACACGCCTTATATTTCCAGAAATGATATCTCCAACTCTAAGACTACTCAAATTAGCTACGCCATTATTTGAGGCTTTCGGTGTGCTTGTTGTCCTAAGAGTGACTTCAATTCGCATTGACAGGGGCTCAACAGATATTACCCTGAAATGAATTGCTTTGGTAAATGATATAAAACAGTGTTGTACTTGCAAAAATAAGGTCATGCGGAAACTTACTTCCCATTCACAAGCTTCCCAATTGGGAACTGACGATCGGGGTTTTCAACAAATCCATCAGACAAATTCGAGAGAAGTATCCGTGCATCAAACTTTCGTGATAGCATGATGAAACATCCTCTGGGAGTTACATTCTTGACATACCCCTAATAACAATTGCATAGGCACAAACAGATAATAGTTGGGACATTATACTGCAGAAGGTACTGATTGAAGCTAAGCCCTTAGTCAAAACAACGGCGAGACATAATTAACCTAATAAAGTTAGGACCAATATGTAGAGTGAAATTGTtgattttaccacaaataatcTTAACATCTCCGTAGATTTAAACCTTTTTTCCGTGATTGTTTTGCATGTTGACTATCCATTATTTTAGTGCATGATATCATCTAATTTAATATATAGTGTATGTCGTCTTTTATTGGGTTCTCTTATATCTGTGTTTTCTTACTGTTATTTTCTTGCGTTATATTATTTTACACCGTTTAAGATGGGATCATTGCAGAAAAAGCCTCTCCACTCTTACCAAGTATAGCGAAGATAAGCATACATTATAACCTTTCCGGAACCTGCTCTATGAGCAGAATACACTCAGTAATGGAAAACAAACTTAAATTTTGCCATTCAACATCAACCAAATATATCATAATGGCAATAATAGGCATTGATAGAACTGGTTTAACTGGATGGAGCACAACATAAAAGGTAAAACCCAACAAATTTGAAATGCATCAAGTCTGTGTAAGGTCAGAAGCAGAAGTAGATTTTTATATGCATGCATATCAAGTACTGGGATTAATTAGTTTTAATAGATGCATGAAAAACAATTTAACAGATATATACAGGACATCAGGAATAAAGATAGATTCCATATACATCAGCTCAAAACCTATAAATAAAGTGTCCATTTATAAAGTACCTGTACAACTTTATTAGGATGAAGATCCTCCAATTTCTCCACACGTCTAGATAGAGATGGCCTGAAATTTTTTTAGCTTATCATTCTCTCTTGGAGAATATTCCTCAATGACAAGTATacttttaaaaagaaaaaaaaatacaCTGATAAGATatttaactaaataaaataaGCCTATACTGCACGCGCTGCTCTTACTTGCCTTCTTGCTAAGCGGCTTTACTTTTCTCAGGGCCCTACATAATATtggttttatattttaaatttgaattaagTGGATTTACCCTTCAACTATTGTGGAACATGTACTCCTACACATAAGCATAATTGTTAATTACTACTCAATCATAAAGATGGGCCCTACAGAGTAAATGAAGCGCCAGAGAAAATATTGGTACTGGATTTTCTGTTGTTCATCCACCAGAGTTCTAACTTATTATCATTTTAGTTCATTAATCCACATTCTATCCTATCATCATTATAGTTCATAAATTCATTTTTCTATTGCGTGTCGTGCATTAAGAAGCTTAACTATTCCGTAATTAATGTAAACAAGAGCAAATTTCAGGTAATGACTTTAAAAGTTGGATCCTAAAACATAGGCCAAACATACAACTGCATTTCAGATTACGGCCAAATACATACGAAAATACACAATAAAGTAGACAGGATACCAAATAAGTAGTATACCCAATTTCGGCCGGTTGTTGACTCTGTGAGGCGGCTGAAGCTAGGCGTAGTGACAAATCGATGTGGGTAGTACCCGTAACTGAGCGGCTAACTTCTAGGACTTTGCATGTAACAAATTGCCCTTCGCGATACCCAGATAGTGGATCTGGTACCCAATCATCTGTCAGTTCTGTGTAATGAACCTTACCATATAGGTGAGGATCGACCTGCACAAGCAGGCCCCCAATACCCGgtaaaattttgaaaatcctGCCTCCAACAGCCTGACCTTCACGTAAATGAGCTGTTGTAATCTCCTTCGAAATATGGTTTGACACATCCCCATTTTCACTCACAGGAAAAATAGCCAATTCTTGCAGCACCACACGTAACAGCTTCTTCTCCTTATTACTACTCAGAATGTAGCCAGTGAGAGCTTGACCCACATGAAAACGCTTTTGAAATTCCTCAAGTTCCTTTTGTTCATATGCACTGTCAAGAACATACAGTTGAGCCCTTGCATCACGAGATATTGATAACCAAACCCAGTCTGTATCCACCCTATACACAAATCCCTTGACACTTTGGCCAATCACATAATTGAATTCTTCAGCTGTAATTTGGGCCACTGTGTCAGCTGGTTCTGGATAGCCAAAAAAGACTCATGTTAAAATTTGTACTATGACTGTAATAATTTGACATAAGAAGTTCCTTAAAGAAAGTTCATCCTTTTGATATGTCCGTATTTCACTTATACTTTACACTTAAAATCATACCAAGTCATTTTTTTTACAAATGAATGTGCAAAATAATAGTACAACTTTGCAGGATATACTATAGAGGGAACAATTAATTACCTTTTATCAAGTTAAAAACGATGTAAAATACACCATCATAAAAAACTGTGTTCAAAACAAGTATCTTACAACACTTATAGAGGCATATACTAGCACCCAAAAAGTGAAACTTAAGGCAGATATAGTATTGAAAAAAGCTTTATAAAATGATGATATTACCCAAATGGTACAGGGGCATTCCGAAATTCTTGTGAACTTAAGATAGGTATGCATCTAATGGTTAGTTATCTAGCTTAGGCAAACCAATCACATATTTTACCTGCAAGTAATGAAGGTTTGATAGAGAGCTCCCAATTATGGAGTTTTTTAGAATTTTCCAACTTCTTAGGCTTGGAGACAATCTTTGTAGCCAGCATCTGCCCGATGCGAAAGTTACTGAAGGGATCTTCAACATTATCATCACTTGCCTGAAAATGAACTGCCCAAAATTACACACGACAAATGACAAGAAAATATAATTTCTTAACAAAATTAACCATGTAACGGCCAATATAACAATTTAACAACTCGTCTAGCCTATGATTACCTCGGTTATATGTACTCTCCCATGCCAACTAGGTCCAAATTTGACTCTTAACTCAAGAGGCTTTATCTCAGTAATCTGGAAACAATTAAAAATGAAGTCAGAAAAGTGCATCCTGACAAGAGAACTAACAGGTGTGCAAATGATAACTTTTACCTCTGCCTGAATAAGGGATCCAACATCATAACTCAACTTTTTTTTTGCCCTCTTTGAACTAGAAGTCTCCTTCAGTTGACATAGAGAGTTAAGAAGCAGGAGCAATCTTCCTGCTGTTGATTGACTTGGAAGAGCCACTACTGTAGCACTTAAACTACACCAAAAAACAAATATATTTTCAAGGCTAAAAAATAGTTACTACTGATTGAAAATTGTGTCTGCCAACCAATGCATGTTAGTGATCAAGCATTTTATTATTAGTATTCTTCCTTAACATACAAAAATGCAGATGAGAAAAAGAAAGGGTAAAAGCCAAAAACTAACAATTGCGAATGTTCTTACCTTTGTCCAGGAACAAAGTGTTTAGGAGGCAACAACTGAGTGTTGTAGTCCATTAGTGATGCATAACCTAGGGTAAAGTTATACTTAGGTATTGAAAGAACCTGAATCAAATAAAGTAAACAAAAGATTATTAAAAACAATCTGGACCATCCTTGCATTCAAAAGGGTATAGCCAGGTCATATTATTACAACAAAATAGAAGGAGACACGTACCAAATAATTCTCTTTTACAAGCTCAACTATGGCAGTTACAGCTTCTTGCACCTCCATGTCTGTATGTGCTTCCCTTTTGCGTTTCTGAAATCAGGAAAGATATAAGGGTTATGCATGATTCTCTGTACCAAGATGGAATGTTAATATACATTCACAACTATGTGTAACTCTCTAACCTGACCAATATAGAGATCATTATCACAAGAAAACTAAATTAACCAATGTAGAAATTACCTTCTTCTGAGACTTGATGCTAGAAGTGCCCTCTTTTAATCTATTAACAATATCTGGCTTTAAAGTTAGATCCACAAGGCGTTCCATCTTGGAGACATCAAGAACCACAGCTTGAATGATTGAACCAGTCTCCACGGACTGTCCACCCACTGCATAAGTTTGCCAAACcaaatattataaaaagaaaaaaaacactTGTGTACCTGATAATTTCCACACTTAAACAAGCGACTTACATTGATAAGGAGTTATAAAGCCAAGAACATCATCACAATTCTTAAAGCGGATAACAGCTCCAATGTTTTTTGTCTCTTGCACCTCCCCCTCAATAAGTCTACCAATACCAAATTCTTCGACCCATTTTAACTCCGAACCAGTTGAGCTCGATAATTGCAGCTTTGCAATCTGGGCCACAGAATCAAAAAAATGAATGTAAAAAGGATACAACTATTCAGAGAGGAACTGTAAAATTTAGATTGTGTGTATGCCCTTACGTACAACAAAAGACCAGGAAGAACACAATCTACGATATAATAGAAAGGTGTAAACACAGACAATGTGACATGTACAAAAGGTCTCATCTCTTTTTCAAAAATGAAAATCTCTTTTTCAAAGTTGGTTTAGTACTCTACACCCCCATCTTCACCCTCTCATACACAGCTCATGTATGAAGACGTTTTATCTGTCGGGGCTGATTCACATAGAATCAGAACAATATCGGAACCATGAGAACCACATACAACACAATCGTGCATTGAACTTTAGTCACATTCGTGTCAAGCCTTAGCGGTTTATATACTTTTATGGTTCCCAAAGGACAGTTGCATATTTTTTTACTTTTCTGTTTAATTCATAGACTAGAAAGGTGAACAGAAAGAACCTGGTGTCAGTCATTTGAAAATTCTTGGGAAGCAAATACTTTATTACCAACATAACGAATGACAAATATTACCTTTTCTTCCAAGATAAAATACTCCTGAATAAAGGACGCATCTGTCGACGAGCATATCGATTGCTTCAGAGATAGTGTCACTCTACCAGTTTCGCTATTTACCTGGATAGAAAACGGAAGTAAAACTGAATTTCTCAAACATAACTTAAGCCAACATTACACTGTCAGCCTTGTCACCTACCTCAAGTATGTTACTCCGTACAGATTGTCCAATGTAAAATACTTTCGACAAATCAACCCTCCAATCATCAGTGGACTACAAACAGGAGAATGAGTCAATGAATTAAGCATATATCTAAATGATATTGAACCTTTGTGTGTTCATACAAGATACAAAGAGATTAGCTCAATGAATTTTACCTTGCTTTTAGGAGCAAAACCGGTCAAACGCCCCAAAAAGCGGACAAAGCAACCAGTTTCAATTATGTTGCACACATATCCCTGTTTCAAAAGCATAGTTAGATCatctaattaaaacataaagaaaAAAACACACTAGCAAATGCAAAGAGACTTGAGTTCATTTATGTTACTAATAGCTCCAAGTTTTCAGAAACCGTTTTCCATTTTAAAGCAGGCCTACACTATTCTTTATCATTCTCATCCGAAAAGTCTGACACCAAAGAACAATATTCTGACCATGTATATTTTATATGGAGGTACCAGATCATCTTACATGAACCACTGAATGAGGGAGAATTTGACTGATATCCAGAGGAAGTTGGTCGCTCATATTAACAAGAGAATATTTGGCAGTGAGAATCAAGCAGCTGCTCTCAACATCTAAAGCGAACATAAAAGAATTTCAGAGTATATAAGCAGCAACTACAATTTAAGATATAATTTTGTTGCTACACTTGCAACAGAAAATTAATAGTTTTGTAAATCCAGACTGCAGAACGTGAAATCAATAAAGACTACAATGATCAGTGAGTTGAGCATGGCAAACACATCTTTATACACACTGATTCCACTGTGTTACTATGCGACAACTCATTTTTCTTTTAACATTCAAATATAGGTAAAAGTCAAGATTGGGTGTTGAAACATGATATATATTGTTTGCTCGTCCACTTATAGAATATGGACTTCAAGAAGTTCATGGCTTAGTGTTTTTTAATATTGTAAAGAAATGTATCGTTCTCCTAGGAATGTAAATATCGCATCCAGTCATCCTTTAAGTAATATATTCCAGTCTTTATCATGTTATTAACTTCCGACTACAAATCTTGACTGTGCAGGAATGTAGCCAACATTTACACAAAGCAAATCAATTTTAATCATCATAACTCGGTTACTTTCTGCAAATCAATTGCGAGAGAGAACTATAAGAATATAAAgcaaaaaaaggaaaaataaacAAAGAGAATACCAATGACCAAGAGTCGATCAAATTGGTATCCTGGCTTCAAAGTTAACTTCATCAAGGCAGCAAGCCCTGTAAAGCAAAACTACAGAAAATCTGAAATCCGACTAATTAATTGTACGCAGGGACCATCCAAAGCATACGAGCAAGAAGGCATACATCACCTTGGTTGTCAGCCAGATGTTCAGTAGAAAGAGTTCCTTTTGTGTAACCATTGACGTCAATACTAATTGTAATGGTATTAGGAGAAATCTGTTCAACAACGCCTGAAATGAGTTTTCCTGGTTTGACCACGTCATCTTCAGACATCCTATTAGTAGAAAAGAGTATGACCATATTAGATCCTTATTGGCCTGCTTATTCAAATGTGGTACGTGACTGAAATTAGGGGTGCTCGCAATAATGGAAAGACCAACATAACCATCTAGAATATAtacatatgtgtgtgtgtgtgtttaaaGGAATCAAACCTTGAAGACGACATAATAAAACTAAGGTTGATACGCCGTGAAGCGGGAAGAGAACTTATAACTCGACATTTCACCACCTCCTCAACATGATATACTGAGCTTATTTCACTCCCTTTATCCAGCCCAAGTTCAGATCTGGGTTCAAAATATAAAACTATCAGTTTTCAGATCTCAAATCTGATATTTCTGAAAAAGGAATTTGGAGCAATACTCTAAATACACTATAACATAATCTTATGCAGTAATCAAAGCAATAAACAATAACAATGAGGCATGATGTAAAATCGAAAGGGATATGAACCAACTTATATCATGTCAGCATTGTTCCCACATTTCAAAATCATCATTTAAACTAGAATTTCTTCGATCAGACAAAAAACAGAGATAAGAGAATATGTCAGCTAATCTTGACGTTGATAACTCGTCCTGCATTCATTTAGACAGCAGGAAAAAAACTCGGACTACATATGAAGGGCTTAGTATGAAAAATATACTTCACGTAGCATCATATAAATTTGCATTAACCCCTATATATGCCTAAACAGATTAGGCATAAATACTGTTCTTCATAGTAATTACAGAAGGTAAAAAACAGACCATGTCCATGACAAAAACTATAACACAGTAAAAAAATACACACAAATGAAATAGTCAGACTAACTGACTAAGTAATCAATCATAAGTCTCTTGCCAACCTGGGAGCAAACCCTTGCACTCCATTGTAAAATCTGAC
The sequence above is drawn from the Apium graveolens cultivar Ventura chromosome 2, ASM990537v1, whole genome shotgun sequence genome and encodes:
- the LOC141707741 gene encoding rRNA biogenesis protein RRP5 isoform X1 → MAPPAKKHNGNKSEKALKKPHNPSFKRSNDAVSKPAPLPLDDDVPDFPRGGGRALTREERNEIREEVDEEFESEVIDLKKRKKNKVQSRSFVAEDDKLGSLFGEGISGKLPRFANRITLKNISPGMKLWGVITEVNEKDIVVGLPGGLRGLVRSCEALDSFSDNKGREEPEGHVLSTIYNIGQLVPCIVLKLDDDKKDKGKRKLWLSLRLSLLYKSLTVDTIQDGMVLSAYVKSIEDHGYMLHFGLPSFTGFMSEEIQPGMLWIRENQSMPCRRAIMHTGKLLQGVVKSVDRTRKVVYLCSDSELTSKCLTRDIKGISIDLLVPGMMVNAHVKSTLENGILLSFLTYFSGTVDMFHLENPFSNSKWKEEYNQYKKVNARILFVDPSTRAVGLTLNPNLVQNKAPPALLNAGDIFDNSKVIRIDRGLGLLLEVPSSPVPTPAYVSVSDASDKEIRKLEKSFKEGSHVRVRILGFRHLEGLATGVLKTSAFEGSVFTHSDVKSGMIVKGKVVVVDSFGAIVQLASGVKALCPIRHMSELDIAKPRKKFQVGAELIFRVLGCKSKRITVTHKKTLVKSKLEILSSYADATEGLITHGWITKIEKHGCFVRFYNGVQGFAPRSELGLDKGSEISSVYHVEEVVKCRVISSLPASRRINLSFIMSSSRMSEDDVVKPGKLISGVVEQISPNTITISIDVNGYTKGTLSTEHLADNQGLAALMKLTLKPGYQFDRLLVIDVESSCLILTAKYSLVNMSDQLPLDISQILPHSVVHGYVCNIIETGCFVRFLGRLTGFAPKSKSTDDWRVDLSKVFYIGQSVRSNILEVNSETGRVTLSLKQSICSSTDASFIQEYFILEEKIAKLQLSSSTGSELKWVEEFGIGRLIEGEVQETKNIGAVIRFKNCDDVLGFITPYQLGGQSVETGSIIQAVVLDVSKMERLVDLTLKPDIVNRLKEGTSSIKSQKKKRKREAHTDMEVQEAVTAIVELVKENYLVLSIPKYNFTLGYASLMDYNTQLLPPKHFVPGQSLSATVVALPSQSTAGRLLLLLNSLCQLKETSSSKRAKKKLSYDVGSLIQAEITEIKPLELRVKFGPSWHGRVHITEASDDNVEDPFSNFRIGQMLATKIVSKPKKLENSKKLHNWELSIKPSLLAEPADTVAQITAEEFNYVIGQSVKGFVYRVDTDWVWLSISRDARAQLYVLDSAYEQKELEEFQKRFHVGQALTGYILSSNKEKKLLRVVLQELAIFPVSENGDVSNHISKEITTAHLREGQAVGGRIFKILPGIGGLLVQVDPHLYGKVHYTELTDDWVPDPLSGYREGQFVTCKVLEVSRSVTGTTHIDLSLRLASAASQSQQPAEIGPSLSRRVEKLEDLHPNKVVQGYVKNVTPRGCFIMLSRKFDARILLSNLSDGFVENPDRQFPIGKLVNGKVISVEPLSMRIEVTLRTTSTPKASNNGVANLSSLRVGDIISGNIRRVVAYGLFISIDQSNIVGLCHLSQLPEEHTKNIEAKYKAGDRVTAKILKVDGDRDRISLGMKDSDLSDDTHIQTPLDQMSDDASEENFIVEGEHIMSDDASGKALVLSEVEPRASVLSKVESRASVLPLEVTLDDAENSPVSINADGQRLEHVDKTDTMDQRKKLAKKKAKERELEISAAEERLIEEDIPRTADEFEKLIRNSPNNSFLWIKYMEFMISLSDVEKARSIAERALRTINIREESEKLNIWVAFFNLENEYGNPPEDAVAKIFQRALQYCDPKKVHLALLGMYERTERPEQQKLADELIDKMVKKFKHSCKVWLRRIQILLKKKQDGVQPLVNRALLSLPKHKHIKFISQAAILEFKSGVPDRGRSMFEGMLREYPKRTDLWSIYLDQEIRLGDVDVTRSLFERAISLSLPPKKMKFLFKKYLEYEKSFGDEERIEYVKRKAMEYVESTNS
- the LOC141707741 gene encoding rRNA biogenesis protein RRP5 isoform X2, with protein sequence MAPPAKKHNGNKSEKALKKPHNPSFKRSNDAVSKPAPLPLDDDVPDFPRGGGRALTREERNEIREEVDEEFESEVIDLKKRKKNKVQSRSFVAEDDKLGSLFGEGISGKLPRFANRITLKNISPGMKLWGVITEVNEKDIVVGLPGGLRGLVRSCEALDSFSDNKGREEPEGHVLSTIYNIGQLVPCIVLKLDDDKKDKGKRKLWLSLRLSLLYKSLTVDTIQDGMVLSAYVKSIEDHGYMLHFGLPSFTGFMSEEIQPGRRAIMHTGKLLQGVVKSVDRTRKVVYLCSDSELTSKCLTRDIKGISIDLLVPGMMVNAHVKSTLENGILLSFLTYFSGTVDMFHLENPFSNSKWKEEYNQYKKVNARILFVDPSTRAVGLTLNPNLVQNKAPPALLNAGDIFDNSKVIRIDRGLGLLLEVPSSPVPTPAYVSVSDASDKEIRKLEKSFKEGSHVRVRILGFRHLEGLATGVLKTSAFEGSVFTHSDVKSGMIVKGKVVVVDSFGAIVQLASGVKALCPIRHMSELDIAKPRKKFQVGAELIFRVLGCKSKRITVTHKKTLVKSKLEILSSYADATEGLITHGWITKIEKHGCFVRFYNGVQGFAPRSELGLDKGSEISSVYHVEEVVKCRVISSLPASRRINLSFIMSSSRMSEDDVVKPGKLISGVVEQISPNTITISIDVNGYTKGTLSTEHLADNQGLAALMKLTLKPGYQFDRLLVIDVESSCLILTAKYSLVNMSDQLPLDISQILPHSVVHGYVCNIIETGCFVRFLGRLTGFAPKSKSTDDWRVDLSKVFYIGQSVRSNILEVNSETGRVTLSLKQSICSSTDASFIQEYFILEEKIAKLQLSSSTGSELKWVEEFGIGRLIEGEVQETKNIGAVIRFKNCDDVLGFITPYQLGGQSVETGSIIQAVVLDVSKMERLVDLTLKPDIVNRLKEGTSSIKSQKKKRKREAHTDMEVQEAVTAIVELVKENYLVLSIPKYNFTLGYASLMDYNTQLLPPKHFVPGQSLSATVVALPSQSTAGRLLLLLNSLCQLKETSSSKRAKKKLSYDVGSLIQAEITEIKPLELRVKFGPSWHGRVHITEASDDNVEDPFSNFRIGQMLATKIVSKPKKLENSKKLHNWELSIKPSLLAEPADTVAQITAEEFNYVIGQSVKGFVYRVDTDWVWLSISRDARAQLYVLDSAYEQKELEEFQKRFHVGQALTGYILSSNKEKKLLRVVLQELAIFPVSENGDVSNHISKEITTAHLREGQAVGGRIFKILPGIGGLLVQVDPHLYGKVHYTELTDDWVPDPLSGYREGQFVTCKVLEVSRSVTGTTHIDLSLRLASAASQSQQPAEIGPSLSRRVEKLEDLHPNKVVQGYVKNVTPRGCFIMLSRKFDARILLSNLSDGFVENPDRQFPIGKLVNGKVISVEPLSMRIEVTLRTTSTPKASNNGVANLSSLRVGDIISGNIRRVVAYGLFISIDQSNIVGLCHLSQLPEEHTKNIEAKYKAGDRVTAKILKVDGDRDRISLGMKDSDLSDDTHIQTPLDQMSDDASEENFIVEGEHIMSDDASGKALVLSEVEPRASVLSKVESRASVLPLEVTLDDAENSPVSINADGQRLEHVDKTDTMDQRKKLAKKKAKERELEISAAEERLIEEDIPRTADEFEKLIRNSPNNSFLWIKYMEFMISLSDVEKARSIAERALRTINIREESEKLNIWVAFFNLENEYGNPPEDAVAKIFQRALQYCDPKKVHLALLGMYERTERPEQQKLADELIDKMVKKFKHSCKVWLRRIQILLKKKQDGVQPLVNRALLSLPKHKHIKFISQAAILEFKSGVPDRGRSMFEGMLREYPKRTDLWSIYLDQEIRLGDVDVTRSLFERAISLSLPPKKMKFLFKKYLEYEKSFGDEERIEYVKRKAMEYVESTNS